From a single Silene latifolia isolate original U9 population chromosome 6, ASM4854445v1, whole genome shotgun sequence genomic region:
- the LOC141587289 gene encoding uncharacterized protein LOC141587289 isoform X1, which translates to MGLEEAGSSTNRVLARRCTRLEAGHERLRELLEEVLCELKSRRDNERGGGRGGGSKSNNNNNDYNYNNGPFFRGNFKSPYHSLLQSLGHALHVTSVPSGHILFWNHAAEKLYGWRDYEVLGQCSWEILIEEQYAPYMNRIMEKLRFGHSWSGQFPFKKRSGELFMALVTKSPLYEDGQLIGVVTVSSDAVVFNNLTSEQPRKPGFDRRRIQWPHRPQIASVPQMASSFSDLASRVLLGKVGDNIPDDREGSDFDFRDSNLHHHEDITRGASGGRDFQEEESVISQPAKIAAKLFAKLRKKSTTNKSEANYSSFMESGVLHRSEDDSCWPRGPKETVSHNSALDIGYSPFQGLRVDDELEADLEKHKAREIEDATERQVGVKTIPSSLESQASSSSGELNAMADSDIRWEDLHLGEEIGQGSYAVVYHGLWNGSDVAIKVYFGKDYNEGTLLGYKKEIGIMRKLRHPNVLLFMGACYSQERLAIVTEYLPRGSLFKILHKNNQILDRRRRLRMALDVARGMNYLHRRNPPIVHRDLKSSNLLVDKNWNVKVGDFGLSKLKNATYLTAKSGGGTPQWMAPEVLRNELSNEKSDIFSFGVILWELMTVSIPWSSLNSLQVVGVVGFMDRRLDIPETIDPSISSIIKDCWQSKPELRPSFQDIIQRMIGIIKSLDPPAPTPMPIRKSFALPS; encoded by the exons ATGGGATTGGAAGAGGCAGGATCGAGCACGAACCGGGTTTTAGCGAGGCGGTGCACGAGATTGGAGGCGGGTCACGAGAGACTAAGAGAATTACTAGAGGAAGTGTTGTGTGAACTCAAGAGTAGGAGGGATAATGAAAGAGGAGGTGGAAGAGGTGGAGGAAGCaagagtaataataataataatgattataattataataatggaCCGTTTTTCCGAGGGAATTTCAAAAGTCCATACCATAGTCTGCTTCAGTCTCTAGGCCATGCTCTTCATGTTACCTCTGTTCCTTCTGGCCATATCCTCTTCTG GAACCATGCTGCAGAGAAGCTTTATGGATGGCGGGACTATGAAGTATTAGGACAATGCTCTTGGGAAATACTTATTGAAGAACAGTATGCTCCATACATGAATAGAATAATGGAAAAGCTGCGGTTTGGCCATTCATGGTCGGGTCAGTTCCCTTTCAAGAAAAGGTCTGGTGAACTTTTTATGGCATTGGTGACTAAAAGCCCACTATATGAGGATGGTCAGCTGATTGGTGTTGTCACTGTTTCAAGTGATGCTGTTGTATTTAACAATTTGACGTCAGAACAACCCAGGAAACCTGGATTTGACAGGAGAAGAATTCAGTGGCCTCATAGGCCACAGATTGCTTCGGTGCCTCAGATGGCTTCGTCTTTTTCGGATCTG GCCTCGAGAGTTCTATTGGGCAAAGTAGGGGATAACATTCCAGACGACAGAGAAGGATCTGATTTTGATTTCCGAGATTCAAATCTACACCACCACGAGGAT ATAACTAGAGGCGCAAGTGGAGGAAGAGATTTCCAGGAGGAGGAATCCGTGATTTCTCAACCTGCAAAGATT GCAGCCAAGTTATTTGCAAAATTGCGAAAGAAGAGTACCACCAACAAAAGTGAAGCTAACTATAGTAGCTTTATGGAAAGTGGCGTTCTACACAGAAGTGAGGATGATTCATGCTGGCCCAGAGGTCCAAAAGAAACCGTGTCCCATAATTCTGCTCTCGATATCGGATATTCTCCTTTTCAAG GCTTGCGTGTGGATGATGAGTTGGAGGCTGATTTGGAAAAACATAAAGCAAGGGAAATTGAAGATGCTACTGAACGACAGGTAGGGGTGAAAACAATACCAAGCTCATTGGAGAGTCAAGCTAGCAGTAGCTCAGGAGAGTTAAACGCAATGGCGGACTCTGATATTCGATGGGAAGACCTACACCTGGGAGAGGAAATTGGTCAAG GTTCATATGCTGTTGTCTATCATGGACTATGGAATGGATCG GATGTTGCTATTAAGGTATATTTTGGGAAAGATTATAATGAAGGAACTCTACTCGGTTATAAAAAGGAG ATCGGTATTATGAGGAAACTAAGACATCCAAATGTTTTGCTCTTCATGGGAGCATGTTATTCTCAAGAGCGTCTTGCAATTGTTACAGAGTATTTGCCCAG GGGTAGCCTGTTTAAGATACTACACAAGAACAATCAGATATTGGATCGCAGACGGCGGTTGAGGATGGCCCTTGATGTT GCAAGGGGCATGAATTATTTGCATCGCAGAAATCCACCTATAGTACATCGGGACCTGAAATCATCGAATTTACTGGTTGACAAGAACTGGAATGTTAAG GTCGGTGACTTTGGCCTATCAAAGCTGAAAAATGCAACTTATTTGACCGCCAAATCTGGAGGAGGAACA CCTCAATGGATGGCCCCAGAAGTTCTACGAAATGAACTATCTAATGAAAA ATCAGATATATTCAGCTTCGGAGTTATCTTATGGGAACTGATGACCGTGTCAATCCCCTGGTCCAGTCTGAATTCATTACAG GTGGTTGGAGTAGTTGGATTCATGGACAGAAGGTTGGACATACCGGAAACCATTGATCCCAGTATTTCGTCCATCATAAAGGACTGCTGGCAAAG TAAGCCAGAACTTCGTCCTTCATTCCAAGACATCATCCAAAGAATGATAGGAATAATAAAGAGTCTTGATCCACCAGCACCGACACCAATGCCTATTCGTAAGAGCTTCGCGTTACCATCTTGA
- the LOC141587289 gene encoding uncharacterized protein LOC141587289 isoform X2, protein MGSDESGTSLIRVLVDRCSELEVSYASLKAQLEVLAKDEVATSPDDVFSFPGNFRCGGPYGHVLQSLDHAVHVTDPASGEITYWNHAAEKLYGWRDYEVLGQCSWEILIEEQYAPYMNRIMEKLRFGHSWSGQFPFKKRSGELFMALVTKSPLYEDGQLIGVVTVSSDAVVFNNLTSEQPRKPGFDRRRIQWPHRPQIASVPQMASSFSDLASRVLLGKVGDNIPDDREGSDFDFRDSNLHHHEDITRGASGGRDFQEEESVISQPAKIAAKLFAKLRKKSTTNKSEANYSSFMESGVLHRSEDDSCWPRGPKETVSHNSALDIGYSPFQGLRVDDELEADLEKHKAREIEDATERQVGVKTIPSSLESQASSSSGELNAMADSDIRWEDLHLGEEIGQGSYAVVYHGLWNGSDVAIKVYFGKDYNEGTLLGYKKEIGIMRKLRHPNVLLFMGACYSQERLAIVTEYLPRGSLFKILHKNNQILDRRRRLRMALDVARGMNYLHRRNPPIVHRDLKSSNLLVDKNWNVKVGDFGLSKLKNATYLTAKSGGGTPQWMAPEVLRNELSNEKSDIFSFGVILWELMTVSIPWSSLNSLQVVGVVGFMDRRLDIPETIDPSISSIIKDCWQSKPELRPSFQDIIQRMIGIIKSLDPPAPTPMPIRKSFALPS, encoded by the exons ATGGGCTCCGACGAGTCAGGAACGAGTTTGATCCGAGTCTTGGTGGATCGTTGCTCCGAGTTGGAGGTGAGTTACGCGAGTCTTAAAGCTCAACTCGAGGTGCTGGCTAAGGACGAGGTTGCCACGTCACCGGATGACGTGTTTTCGTTTCCTGGTAACTTTCGATGTGGCGGTCCGTATGGTCACGTGCTTCAGTCGCTTGACCATGCCGTCCACGTGACTGATCCTGCTTCTGGAGAGATTACTTACTG GAACCATGCTGCAGAGAAGCTTTATGGATGGCGGGACTATGAAGTATTAGGACAATGCTCTTGGGAAATACTTATTGAAGAACAGTATGCTCCATACATGAATAGAATAATGGAAAAGCTGCGGTTTGGCCATTCATGGTCGGGTCAGTTCCCTTTCAAGAAAAGGTCTGGTGAACTTTTTATGGCATTGGTGACTAAAAGCCCACTATATGAGGATGGTCAGCTGATTGGTGTTGTCACTGTTTCAAGTGATGCTGTTGTATTTAACAATTTGACGTCAGAACAACCCAGGAAACCTGGATTTGACAGGAGAAGAATTCAGTGGCCTCATAGGCCACAGATTGCTTCGGTGCCTCAGATGGCTTCGTCTTTTTCGGATCTG GCCTCGAGAGTTCTATTGGGCAAAGTAGGGGATAACATTCCAGACGACAGAGAAGGATCTGATTTTGATTTCCGAGATTCAAATCTACACCACCACGAGGAT ATAACTAGAGGCGCAAGTGGAGGAAGAGATTTCCAGGAGGAGGAATCCGTGATTTCTCAACCTGCAAAGATT GCAGCCAAGTTATTTGCAAAATTGCGAAAGAAGAGTACCACCAACAAAAGTGAAGCTAACTATAGTAGCTTTATGGAAAGTGGCGTTCTACACAGAAGTGAGGATGATTCATGCTGGCCCAGAGGTCCAAAAGAAACCGTGTCCCATAATTCTGCTCTCGATATCGGATATTCTCCTTTTCAAG GCTTGCGTGTGGATGATGAGTTGGAGGCTGATTTGGAAAAACATAAAGCAAGGGAAATTGAAGATGCTACTGAACGACAGGTAGGGGTGAAAACAATACCAAGCTCATTGGAGAGTCAAGCTAGCAGTAGCTCAGGAGAGTTAAACGCAATGGCGGACTCTGATATTCGATGGGAAGACCTACACCTGGGAGAGGAAATTGGTCAAG GTTCATATGCTGTTGTCTATCATGGACTATGGAATGGATCG GATGTTGCTATTAAGGTATATTTTGGGAAAGATTATAATGAAGGAACTCTACTCGGTTATAAAAAGGAG ATCGGTATTATGAGGAAACTAAGACATCCAAATGTTTTGCTCTTCATGGGAGCATGTTATTCTCAAGAGCGTCTTGCAATTGTTACAGAGTATTTGCCCAG GGGTAGCCTGTTTAAGATACTACACAAGAACAATCAGATATTGGATCGCAGACGGCGGTTGAGGATGGCCCTTGATGTT GCAAGGGGCATGAATTATTTGCATCGCAGAAATCCACCTATAGTACATCGGGACCTGAAATCATCGAATTTACTGGTTGACAAGAACTGGAATGTTAAG GTCGGTGACTTTGGCCTATCAAAGCTGAAAAATGCAACTTATTTGACCGCCAAATCTGGAGGAGGAACA CCTCAATGGATGGCCCCAGAAGTTCTACGAAATGAACTATCTAATGAAAA ATCAGATATATTCAGCTTCGGAGTTATCTTATGGGAACTGATGACCGTGTCAATCCCCTGGTCCAGTCTGAATTCATTACAG GTGGTTGGAGTAGTTGGATTCATGGACAGAAGGTTGGACATACCGGAAACCATTGATCCCAGTATTTCGTCCATCATAAAGGACTGCTGGCAAAG TAAGCCAGAACTTCGTCCTTCATTCCAAGACATCATCCAAAGAATGATAGGAATAATAAAGAGTCTTGATCCACCAGCACCGACACCAATGCCTATTCGTAAGAGCTTCGCGTTACCATCTTGA
- the LOC141587289 gene encoding uncharacterized protein LOC141587289 isoform X3, with translation MGLEEAGSSTNRVLARRCTRLEAGHERLRELLEEVLCELKSRRDNERGGGRGGGSKSNNNNNDYNYNNGPFFRGNFKSPYHSLLQSLGHALHVTSVPSGHILFWNHAAEKLYGWRDYEVLGQCSWEILIEEQYAPYMNRIMEKLRFGHSWSGQFPFKKRSGELFMALVTKSPLYEDGQLIGVVTVSSDAVVFNNLTSEQPRKPGFDRRRIQWPHRPQIASVPQMASSFSDLASRVLLGKVGDNIPDDREGSDFDFRDSNLHHHEDITRGASGGRDFQEEESVISQPAKIAAKLFAKLRKKSTTNKSEANYSSFMESGVLHRSEDDSCWPRGPKETVSHNSALDIGYSPFQGLRVDDELEADLEKHKAREIEDATERQVGVKTIPSSLESQASSSSGELNAMADSDIRWEDLHLGEEIGQGSYAVVYHGLWNGSDVAIKVYFGKDYNEGTLLGYKKEIGIMRKLRHPNVLLFMGACYSQERLAIVTEYLPRGSLFKILHKNNQILDRRRRLRMALDVARGMNYLHRRNPPIVHRDLKSSNLLVDKNWNVKVGDFGLSKLKNATYLTAKSGGGTPQWMAPEVLRNELSNEKSDIFSFGVILWELMTVSIPWSSLNSLQRIQGRPMFHPSGVWHTAATPICDLDIEVLEVTLEHTLRRCWPHLAILGRL, from the exons ATGGGATTGGAAGAGGCAGGATCGAGCACGAACCGGGTTTTAGCGAGGCGGTGCACGAGATTGGAGGCGGGTCACGAGAGACTAAGAGAATTACTAGAGGAAGTGTTGTGTGAACTCAAGAGTAGGAGGGATAATGAAAGAGGAGGTGGAAGAGGTGGAGGAAGCaagagtaataataataataatgattataattataataatggaCCGTTTTTCCGAGGGAATTTCAAAAGTCCATACCATAGTCTGCTTCAGTCTCTAGGCCATGCTCTTCATGTTACCTCTGTTCCTTCTGGCCATATCCTCTTCTG GAACCATGCTGCAGAGAAGCTTTATGGATGGCGGGACTATGAAGTATTAGGACAATGCTCTTGGGAAATACTTATTGAAGAACAGTATGCTCCATACATGAATAGAATAATGGAAAAGCTGCGGTTTGGCCATTCATGGTCGGGTCAGTTCCCTTTCAAGAAAAGGTCTGGTGAACTTTTTATGGCATTGGTGACTAAAAGCCCACTATATGAGGATGGTCAGCTGATTGGTGTTGTCACTGTTTCAAGTGATGCTGTTGTATTTAACAATTTGACGTCAGAACAACCCAGGAAACCTGGATTTGACAGGAGAAGAATTCAGTGGCCTCATAGGCCACAGATTGCTTCGGTGCCTCAGATGGCTTCGTCTTTTTCGGATCTG GCCTCGAGAGTTCTATTGGGCAAAGTAGGGGATAACATTCCAGACGACAGAGAAGGATCTGATTTTGATTTCCGAGATTCAAATCTACACCACCACGAGGAT ATAACTAGAGGCGCAAGTGGAGGAAGAGATTTCCAGGAGGAGGAATCCGTGATTTCTCAACCTGCAAAGATT GCAGCCAAGTTATTTGCAAAATTGCGAAAGAAGAGTACCACCAACAAAAGTGAAGCTAACTATAGTAGCTTTATGGAAAGTGGCGTTCTACACAGAAGTGAGGATGATTCATGCTGGCCCAGAGGTCCAAAAGAAACCGTGTCCCATAATTCTGCTCTCGATATCGGATATTCTCCTTTTCAAG GCTTGCGTGTGGATGATGAGTTGGAGGCTGATTTGGAAAAACATAAAGCAAGGGAAATTGAAGATGCTACTGAACGACAGGTAGGGGTGAAAACAATACCAAGCTCATTGGAGAGTCAAGCTAGCAGTAGCTCAGGAGAGTTAAACGCAATGGCGGACTCTGATATTCGATGGGAAGACCTACACCTGGGAGAGGAAATTGGTCAAG GTTCATATGCTGTTGTCTATCATGGACTATGGAATGGATCG GATGTTGCTATTAAGGTATATTTTGGGAAAGATTATAATGAAGGAACTCTACTCGGTTATAAAAAGGAG ATCGGTATTATGAGGAAACTAAGACATCCAAATGTTTTGCTCTTCATGGGAGCATGTTATTCTCAAGAGCGTCTTGCAATTGTTACAGAGTATTTGCCCAG GGGTAGCCTGTTTAAGATACTACACAAGAACAATCAGATATTGGATCGCAGACGGCGGTTGAGGATGGCCCTTGATGTT GCAAGGGGCATGAATTATTTGCATCGCAGAAATCCACCTATAGTACATCGGGACCTGAAATCATCGAATTTACTGGTTGACAAGAACTGGAATGTTAAG GTCGGTGACTTTGGCCTATCAAAGCTGAAAAATGCAACTTATTTGACCGCCAAATCTGGAGGAGGAACA CCTCAATGGATGGCCCCAGAAGTTCTACGAAATGAACTATCTAATGAAAA ATCAGATATATTCAGCTTCGGAGTTATCTTATGGGAACTGATGACCGTGTCAATCCCCTGGTCCAGTCTGAATTCATTACAG CGTATTCAGGGGCGTCCAATGTTCCATCCATCAGGGGTTTGGCATACGGCTGCGACACCAATTTGTGACCTAGATATCGAGGTTTTGGAGGTAACCCTAGAGCACACTTTGAGGCGTTGTTGGCCGCATCTAGCAATATTAGGGCGCTTGTGA